A DNA window from Brassica napus cultivar Da-Ae chromosome C1, Da-Ae, whole genome shotgun sequence contains the following coding sequences:
- the LOC125580281 gene encoding LRR receptor-like serine/threonine-protein kinase IOS1, which yields MRMMGFSMYLFVLLVLGFGLAQNPSGFTSLTCGAPMGTSFLEKATNITYSSDAPYIDTGIGRSIKSSYQSKSEQQTWYLRSFPQSSRSCYTFNLTTGDKYLIRAIFFHGGYDTRPSTKFDLHLGPNKWATVSTAEETKSETFEIIHILATSRLQVCLVKTEDSTPFISAIELRKLTSKAYANESGSLQTFLRADIGSFSKQSLRYGSGVYGADVFDRIWLPYNSENWSQIRTDNSVDNDNGFKVPENVMATASVPTDPDAHMNISLTGLHQTSRFYVCLHFSEIQELGPNDTREFKVMYNGRLIIDPFKPISFYTSSFIGDELGPNANGQCTFSLQKTASSTLPPLLNAMEVYMVNSLSQNETDTKEVDTMINIKLSCGISKVDWQGDPCVPRDYMWSGVNCSYIDSEQPKIISLNLTTHGLTGEIQESISNLSTLQVLDFSNNSLIGPVQEFLAHMTSLKVINLSSNLLYGSIPTSLLDKVQRGLVSLSIEGNPGICSSASCATTNKKKTKTKTMVIASVAASIFLILVIFLVILKRRAKLGRYPNSDDDDNNLQQCNNQSSFSEMANNMFTYEDLAQATDNFSNVNLIGQGGFGYVHKGVLPDGTEVAIKQLKAGSRQGEREFRAEIEIISRVHHRHLVSLLGYCVTGTQRLLVYEFLPNKTLEFHLHEKRRPFDWSKRMKIASGAARGLAYLHEDCNPKTIHRDVKAANVLIDDSYEAKLADFGLAKCCLDNDTHVSTRIMGTCGYLAPEYASSGIFSDKSDVFSFGVMLLELITGRRPVGKSHPFANEENIVDWAKPLMLQALNTGNYHGLVDPRLEKDFDISEIKRMVLCADACVQHSAKHRPKMSQIVRAFDKSISLDDLIQGVALGDTTSYNLDGSSDYTSMEYKEDVKKFKRLVLESQTFGSSDLTSDNGQSSSGSFCIKSET from the exons ATGAGAATGATGGGGTTTTCCATGTATCTTTTTGTTCTTCTTGTCTTAGGTTTTGGTCTTGCACAAAATCcgtcag GATTCACCAGTTTAACTTGTGGTGCTCCGATGGGAACTAGCTTCCTAGAAAAAGCAACAAATATAACATACAGCTCTGATGCGCCTTACATCGATACCGGCATTGGCAGGAGCATCAAATCATCGTACCAGAGCAAATCAGAGCAACAAACATG GTACCTCCGGAGTTTTCCACAGAGCTCTAGAAGCTGCTATACCTTCAACCTGACCACAGGCGATAAGTATCTGATCAGGGCCATTTTCTTCCATGGTGGTTATGACACAAGACCCTCTACTAAGTTCGATCTCCACCTCGGGCCTAACAAATGGGCGACAGTTTCAACCGCCGAGGAGACCAAATCTGAAACCTTTGAAATCATACACATATTGGCCACTAGCAGGTTACAAGTCTGTCTCGTCAAAACAGAGGATTCAACGCCATTCATCTCCGCTATAGAGCTGCGTAAACTCACCAGCAAAGCGTACGCGAACGAGTCGGGGTCCTTGCAGACTTTCTTGAGAGCAGACATTGGCTCCTTCTCTAAACAATCTTTAAG gtACGGATCTGGTGTCTATGGAGCAGATGTCTTTGATCGTATTTGGCTGCCATACAACTCCGAAAACTGGTCACAGATTAGAACCGATAATAGTGTAGACAACGATAATGGATTTAAGGTGCCAGAAAATGTTATGGCCACGGCCTCTGTTCCAACAGACCCCGACGCTCATATGAACATTTCGCTAACCGGTTTGCACCAGACATCACGGTTCTACGTCTGCCTACACTTCTCAGAGATCCAAGAGCTCGGTCCCAATGACACCAGAGAGTTTAAGGTGATGTACAACGGAAGGCTCATCATAGATCCCTTTAAGCCAATAAGTTTCTATACTAGTTCCTTTATCGGAGATGAACTCGGTCCGAACGCAAATGGACAGTGCACATTTTCGCTTCAAAAAACTGCGAGTTCCACACTGCCTCCTCTGCTCAACGCCATGGAGGTTTACATGGTGAACTCGTTATCGCAGAATGAAACCGATACAAAAGAag TTGATACGATGATAAACATCAAGTTGAGTTGCGGCATCAGTAAGGTTGACTGGCAAGGAGATCCATGCGTACCGCGGGATTACATGTGGTCTGGTGTTAACTGCAGTTACATTGACAGTGAGCAACCAAAGATCATTTCATT GAACTTGACTACCCATGGCTTAACCGGGGAGATACAGGAATCCATATCAAACCTAAGTACTTTACAAGTTCT TGATTTTTCTAACAACAGCCTGATTGGTCCGGTCCAGGAATTCCTAGCTCATATGACAAGTTTAAAAGTCAT AAATCTGTCAAGCAATTTGCTATATGGTTCAATTCCTACTAGTCTCCTAGATAAAGTGCAAAGAGGATTGGTTTCACTGAG CATCGAAGGAAATCCTGGAATATGTTCCTCTGCTTCATGCGCAACCACaaacaagaagaagacgaagacgaaaaCCATGGTTATTGCATCAGTTGCTGCATCAATATTTTTGATCTTAGTCATTTTTTTAGTTATCCTCAAGAGGAGAGCCAAGCTTGGTCGTTATCCCAATTCAG atgatgatgataataatcTTCAGCAGTGCAACAATCAAAGTAGCTTCTCAGAAATGGCAAACAACATGTTCACGTATGAAGACTTGGCGCAAGCGACCGATAACTTCTCCAATGTCAACCTCATTGGCCAAGGCGGGTTTGGTTATGTTCATAAAGGAGTTCTTCCCGATGGAACGGAGGTTGCGATTAAGCAGCTTAAAGCTGGAAGCAGACAAGGGGAACGGGAGTTTCGGGCAGAGATAGAGATTATAAGTAGAGTCCATCACAGGCATCTTGTGTCCCTCCTTGGTTACTGTGTAACCGGAACTCAAAGATTGCTTGTCTATGAGTTTTTGCCCAATAAAACACTGGAGTTTCATTTGCATG AAAAAAGGAGACCATTTGATTGGTCAAAGAGGATGAAGATTGCTTCAGGAGCAGCTAGAGGATTGGCATACTTACATGAAGATT GTAACCCTAAAACTATACACCGTGATGTAAAGGCTGCTAATGTTCTTATCGATGATAGCTACGAGGCAAAG TTAGCGGATTTTGGACTCGCCAAGTGTTGTTTAGACAATGATACTCATGTTTCTACTCGGATCATGGGAACATGCGG ATACTTAGCCCCTGAATATGCATCTTCTGGGATATTCAGCGACAAATCAGACGTCTTCTCATTCGGAGTTATGCTTCTGGAACTGATAACTGGACGCAGGCCTGTTGGTAAATCACATCCGTTTGCCAATGAAGAAAACATCGTTGATTGG GCAAAGCCTCTTATGTTACAAGCCTTAAACACTGGAAACTACCATGGTCTTGTTGACCCGAGACTGGAGAAAGATTTTGATATTAGCGAAATCAAGAGAATGGTTCTCTGCGCTGATGCTTGTGTCCAACATTCAGCAAAGCACCGACCAAAAATGAGCCAG ATAGTTCGAGCATTTGACAAGAGCATATCTCTAGATGACCTAATCCAAGGGGTTGCTCTAGGAGACACCACTAGTTACAACTTAGACGGGAGCTCAGATTATACCTCAATGGAGTACAAAGAAGACGTGAAGAAATTCAAGAGATTGGTACTTGAAAGCCAGACATTTGGTAGCAGCGATTTGACCAGTGACAATGGTCAGAGCTCATCAGGCTCCTTCTGCATCAAATCTGAGACGTAG